CCTTATCGGGAAAGTTAAAGCCGGTGATATAGTAAAAGAAGTAGCGAAAATAGCTAACGGAAACGGCGGAGGAAGACCGGATTTCGCACAGGCCGGGGGAAAAGCCGGTGAAAAAGTATACGAGGCACTTGAGTTTGGAAAAAGATATTTAGAGGAAAAACTATGAAAAAATATCTCGGACTTGATGTAGGAGATGTAAGAATAGGAGTTGCAAAATCAGATATCATGGGGATACTTGCAACTCCTTTGGAAGTAATAAACAGAAATGATACAGATCCGGTAAAGAGAATAAAAGAACTTTTAATTCAGGAAAATACCAATGGACTGGTAGTAGGAATTCCAAAAAGTCTGGACGGTACAGTAAAAAGACAGGTGGAAAAGGTAAATGAATTCATTGAGGAATTGAAAAAAAGTATAGATAATCTGGAAATTATTACAGTGGATGAAAGATATACAACAGTAGAAGCAGAGCATTATCTGAGAAATTATTCAAAGAAAAATCCTAGGGAACGCAGGAAAGTAGTAGATATGGTGGCAGCTGCCATTATTCTGCAAAAGTTTCTGGATATGAAATAACTGTGCGGTTCTGAGGAATATTTGAATTCTGATAATAGCAGCAGTGATATGAAATTAAATATTTCATACAGCAAAACTGAAAAAATGTAGGAGGGAAAATGGAAATTAAGACAAGTAGGATAGTAATACTTATACTGGTTGTGGTAGTACCGGCAATATTGCTTTTTAGAAACTCTATTAATCTGGGACTGGATTTAAGAGGGGGAACATCAGTAGTATTGGAAGCTCAGGAAGAAGACGGTAAAAAATTACAGCCTGACACTATGGATAAAGTAAGGGAAATAGTAGAAAGAAGGGTCGACGGTCTTGGAGTGTCGGAGCCGGTTATCCAAAAAAGCGGTGAAAACAGACTTATTGTAGAACTGGCAGGAGTTAAAGATGCACAGGAAGCTATAGATCTGATAGGAACCACTGCAAAACTTGAGTTTAAGATAAAAACAGGGGATAATTCATACGGACCTACAGTTTTGGACGG
The Sebaldella sp. S0638 DNA segment above includes these coding regions:
- the ruvX gene encoding Holliday junction resolvase RuvX; the encoded protein is MKKYLGLDVGDVRIGVAKSDIMGILATPLEVINRNDTDPVKRIKELLIQENTNGLVVGIPKSLDGTVKRQVEKVNEFIEELKKSIDNLEIITVDERYTTVEAEHYLRNYSKKNPRERRKVVDMVAAAIILQKFLDMK